In Lutra lutra chromosome 5, mLutLut1.2, whole genome shotgun sequence, a single genomic region encodes these proteins:
- the LOC125101273 gene encoding LOW QUALITY PROTEIN: olfactory receptor 14A16-like (The sequence of the model RefSeq protein was modified relative to this genomic sequence to represent the inferred CDS: substituted 1 base at 1 genomic stop codon), with protein sequence MVNFTSGSIFFLMGFSNVREIQVLHAVLFLPIXLAALLGNLIIITLTTKDHQLHTPMYFFLKNLSFLGLCLISITVPKSIMNSLMNHNTISLLGCISQVFFFFLLASTEVAPLTVMSYDRYVAVCRPLRYDNVMGHRACMHMATTSWVSGGLNAILHTVSTFSIPMFGLPEIHQFFCDVPQLLSFACSYNIGELVAIGLSLVLDFGCFVFIDISYIYIFSAVLRMPSREGRHKAISTCLPHLLVVTLFLSSAFFAYLHPLPKYPSLLDLLVSVFYTVVPPTMNPLIYSLRNKDMKMALRKLIMNIYNVSI encoded by the coding sequence atggtcAACTTCACCTCTGGGAGCATATTTTTCCTCATGGGCTTCTCCAATGTTAGGGAAATCCAGGTCTTACATGCTGTGCTATTTTTGCCAATTTAGCTGGCAGCTCTACTGGGGAATCTTATCATCATCACCCTTACCACCAAGGATCATCAGCTCCACACCCCTATGTACTTCTTCTTAAAGAACTTGTCCTTTCTGGGTCTCTGCCTCATTTCCATCACTGTCCCCAAATCCATCATGAACTCTCTAATGAATCACAACACAATTTCATTACTTGGATGCATTTCAcaggtgtttttcttctttctcttagccAGTACAGAAGTAGCACCACTCACAGTCAtgtcctatgaccgctatgttGCTGTCTGCCGTCCTCTCAGATATGACAACGTCATGGGCCACAGAGCCTGTATGCATATGGCCACCACTTCATGGGTCAGTGGAGGTCTCAATGCAATTCTTCATACAGTTTCTACCTTTTCCATACCCATGTTTGGGCTTCCTGAAATTCATCAGTTCTTCTGTGATGTCCCACAACTGCTCTCTTTTGCCTGTTCATATAACATTGGGGAATTAGTAGCCATTGGGCTCAGTCTAGTGTTAGATTTTGGCTGTTTTGTGTTTATTGATATttcttacatttatatattttccgcTGTGCTGAGAATGCcttccagagaaggaaggcaCAAAGCCATATCCACATGCCTGCCTCACCTCCTTGTTGTGACTCTGttcctctcttctgccttttttgCCTATTTACATCCCTTACCTAAATATCCATCACTCTTAGACTTGCTAGTTTCTGTATTCTATACTGTGGTGCCACCTACCATGAACCCCCTCATTTACAGTCTGAGAAATAAAGATATGAAGATGGCACTAAGGAAATTGATAATGAACATATACAATGTATCAATATAA